One Luteibacter aegosomaticola genomic window carries:
- a CDS encoding accessory factor UbiK family protein, with translation MDVQGIDQLAQRLASLVPPGLAQAREDLHANIKDILAQGLRRLDLVTREEFDVQSQVLARTRERLEIMERRVASLEAGATPGGQ, from the coding sequence ATGGATGTGCAGGGTATCGACCAACTCGCTCAGCGGTTGGCATCGTTGGTTCCGCCAGGGTTGGCGCAAGCGCGTGAGGATCTGCACGCCAACATCAAAGATATTCTGGCGCAAGGACTACGCCGCCTCGACCTCGTAACTAGAGAGGAATTCGACGTTCAGAGCCAGGTACTCGCGAGGACACGCGAAAGGCTCGAAATCATGGAAAGGCGCGTCGCCAGCCTAGAGGCCGGCGCCACGCCTGGCGGCCAGTAA
- a CDS encoding YifB family Mg chelatase-like AAA ATPase yields MSLAVTLSRAQEGVAAPQVVVEVHLSGGLPSTSIVGLPEAAVREARDRVRVAIQNTAFEYPSRRVTVNLAPAELPKDGGRFDLAIALGILAAGSQVPRERLDDCEFLGELALSGELRPVPGILPALIRARRCGRRIVVPRANAAEAALIGEGDVLLADSLAEVCAWLRGHGELTAAVSPDFDDVPPGGPDMRDVRGQHQARRALEIAAAGGHHLLLIGPPGTGKTMLAERLPGILPGMTESEALESCAIRSLAGETIDPAGWRRRPFRAPHHTASGPALVGGGSSPRPGEISLAHNGVLFLDELPEFSRHVLEVLREPLESGQIVISRAARQSTFPAEFQLVAAMNPCPCGFQGDPQHECRCTPDQVARYKAKISGPLLDRIDLCVEVPRVPIAELSTPRGPHDDDSATVRKRVIAAREKALLRAGQPNSDLSVVNLERDCALPPAEREWLESALDKLGASARAYHRILRVARTIADIEGGTGCVEQVHLAEAMHYRRF; encoded by the coding sequence ATGAGTCTCGCCGTCACGCTATCGCGCGCGCAGGAAGGTGTCGCGGCGCCCCAGGTGGTCGTCGAAGTGCATCTCTCCGGCGGCCTGCCGTCTACTTCCATCGTGGGCCTGCCCGAGGCAGCCGTCCGCGAGGCACGCGACCGTGTCCGCGTCGCCATCCAGAACACCGCTTTCGAATACCCCAGCCGCCGGGTCACGGTGAACCTTGCCCCTGCCGAGCTGCCGAAAGACGGCGGCCGGTTCGATCTGGCGATCGCCCTTGGCATCCTGGCCGCCGGCTCGCAGGTGCCTCGCGAACGCCTGGACGATTGTGAATTCCTGGGTGAGCTGGCGCTCTCGGGCGAGTTGCGCCCGGTGCCGGGCATCCTGCCCGCCCTCATCCGCGCCCGCCGTTGCGGCCGGCGCATCGTTGTCCCCCGCGCCAACGCCGCCGAAGCGGCGCTGATCGGCGAGGGCGATGTGCTGCTTGCCGACAGTCTGGCCGAGGTCTGCGCCTGGTTGCGCGGCCATGGCGAACTCACGGCTGCCGTCTCGCCCGACTTTGATGACGTGCCACCCGGTGGCCCGGACATGCGCGATGTGCGCGGCCAGCACCAGGCCCGCCGCGCGCTGGAAATCGCTGCCGCTGGCGGTCACCACCTTCTTCTTATCGGGCCACCTGGCACGGGCAAGACCATGCTCGCCGAGCGGCTGCCGGGCATCCTTCCCGGCATGACGGAATCCGAGGCGCTGGAAAGCTGCGCCATCCGTTCGCTGGCCGGCGAAACGATCGATCCCGCAGGCTGGCGCCGCCGTCCGTTCCGGGCGCCGCACCACACCGCCTCCGGCCCGGCGCTGGTCGGCGGGGGCTCTTCACCGCGCCCCGGTGAAATCTCGCTCGCCCATAATGGCGTGCTCTTCCTCGACGAGCTGCCCGAGTTCAGCCGCCACGTGCTGGAAGTGCTGCGCGAGCCGCTCGAATCGGGGCAGATCGTCATTTCGCGTGCGGCCCGCCAGTCGACCTTCCCGGCGGAATTCCAGCTGGTCGCTGCGATGAACCCGTGCCCGTGTGGCTTCCAGGGCGACCCGCAGCACGAATGCCGTTGCACGCCCGACCAGGTCGCGCGGTACAAAGCGAAGATCTCCGGGCCGCTGCTCGATCGCATCGATCTTTGCGTCGAAGTACCGCGTGTACCGATCGCTGAGCTTTCCACGCCGCGCGGCCCGCACGATGACGACAGCGCCACGGTGCGCAAGCGCGTCATCGCCGCGCGCGAAAAGGCGCTGCTCCGGGCAGGCCAGCCAAACTCGGATCTCAGTGTCGTGAACCTTGAGCGTGACTGTGCGCTGCCGCCCGCAGAGCGCGAATGGCTGGAGAGCGCGCTCGACAAGTTGGGCGCATCGGCCCGTGCCTACCACCGCATCCTGCGCGTGGCACGCACCATCGCCGATATCGAAGGTGGCACCGGCTGCGTCGAGCAGGTACATCTCGCCGAGGCGATGCACTACCGGCGGTTCTGA
- a CDS encoding GFA family protein → MKTYVGTCHCGEIRFEIETDFPELTTCDCSICRKKNALMVKVHESRFRLLAGEAMLTEYRFHTGTARHFFCKVCGIYTFHRKRITPNHYGVNVYCLEGCDPVGIPVRATAGSALD, encoded by the coding sequence ATGAAGACGTACGTGGGCACCTGCCACTGCGGCGAGATCCGCTTCGAAATCGAAACGGATTTCCCCGAGTTGACCACCTGCGATTGCTCGATCTGCCGCAAGAAGAATGCGCTGATGGTCAAGGTGCATGAGAGCCGCTTCCGGCTGCTCGCGGGTGAGGCGATGCTCACCGAGTACCGGTTCCACACGGGCACCGCCCGACACTTCTTCTGCAAGGTCTGCGGGATCTACACCTTCCACAGGAAGCGGATCACGCCGAACCACTACGGCGTTAACGTCTACTGCCTGGAAGGCTGCGACCCTGTAGGTATTCCGGTGCGGGCGACGGCGGGTTCGGCGTTGGATTGA
- a CDS encoding DUF6338 family protein yields the protein MPEISQEVVTLLQYLLPGFAMAAVYYGLTSHPRPSQFERVVQALLFTVVVQALVDGIGLIIVRCAPGAAAIWTTEADLVAKLIVASLAGIAVSALSNSDAVHTKLRKLGITHRSAYPGEWHTVFALRRRLVILYLKDGSCVAGWPAKWPPDAQTGHLYLTHCAWLVRRAPIYGGEVEGILISTTDIVHVEFINGENA from the coding sequence ATGCCGGAAATCTCTCAGGAAGTCGTCACGCTGCTCCAGTACCTCTTACCGGGGTTCGCGATGGCGGCTGTGTACTACGGACTGACATCTCACCCACGGCCGTCACAGTTCGAGCGCGTCGTGCAGGCACTGCTGTTCACCGTCGTTGTTCAGGCGCTGGTCGACGGCATCGGGTTGATCATCGTGCGATGCGCACCTGGCGCCGCCGCGATCTGGACGACTGAAGCAGATCTTGTCGCCAAGCTGATCGTGGCTTCACTCGCCGGTATCGCGGTCAGCGCACTATCCAACAGCGATGCGGTACACACGAAACTTCGCAAGCTCGGTATCACGCATCGTTCCGCATATCCTGGCGAATGGCACACCGTATTTGCCCTGCGCCGACGCCTCGTTATCCTTTACCTAAAGGATGGATCGTGCGTTGCTGGCTGGCCGGCAAAATGGCCGCCAGACGCGCAAACTGGGCACCTTTACCTCACACATTGCGCGTGGCTGGTGCGGCGCGCACCGATCTACGGGGGTGAAGTTGAGGGCATTCTCATAAGTACGACCGACATCGTGCATGTCGAATTCATCAATGGAGAAAACGCATGA
- the glnK gene encoding P-II family nitrogen regulator: MKLVVAIIKPFKLDDVREALADVGVQGVTVTEVKGFGRQKGHTELYRGAEYVVDFLPKIKLEVAVAEDQLERVVEAIQQAARTGKIGDGKIFVSPLEQVVRIRTGELDNDAL, encoded by the coding sequence ATGAAACTGGTGGTCGCCATCATCAAGCCGTTCAAGCTGGACGACGTCCGCGAAGCCCTCGCCGATGTAGGCGTCCAGGGCGTGACGGTGACGGAAGTGAAGGGCTTCGGCCGCCAGAAGGGCCACACGGAGCTCTACCGTGGCGCCGAGTATGTCGTTGATTTTCTTCCGAAGATCAAGCTTGAAGTGGCCGTGGCCGAGGACCAGCTGGAGCGCGTGGTCGAGGCGATCCAGCAGGCGGCCCGTACGGGCAAGATCGGCGACGGCAAGATTTTCGTCAGCCCGCTGGAGCAGGTGGTACGGATCCGTACCGGTGAACTGGACAACGACGCCCTCTGA